In Limisphaera ngatamarikiensis, the DNA window TCTACCCGCCCCCCTCTGTGTCCAACCTCTGTGCCCTTTATGCCTCTGTGGTCTGTTTCCCCAACCGTGCCTCCGTGGTTCCCCGGGCGGTTCTTCCGTCAGTCCCGCACGCTCGAAAAGGGTGATCGCCCCCAATAGTCCACCGGCCGAAAGGACGCGACCAGAGACCGTAAGCCCGGACGGGTCAAGCCCACGAATATGGCGTCCGCCCCCGGCCCGAGGGCGTTATCCATTTCTCCGACAGCCCGTTCCGTTCCGCGCCTGCACACCCCGGACAGGCAACCCCGGGGACATAAAACTTGAGAGGGGCTCCAACCGCTGTTAGTGTTCCAGCGAAGCATGGCTCAGGGGCTCCATCTGTCCCAGCGGCTCACCCAGTCGCTGATCCTGGCACCGCAACTGCAGCAGTCGCTGGCATTGCTGCAGGCGCCGTTGCTTGAGCTCAAAAGCCTGGTCGAGCAGGAGCTGCAGCAAAACCCCGCCCTCGAAGAATTGCCCCCCGGCACCGCCGACGCCGAAAACCCCGTCGCCCACGCAGCCGATCTGGAACGGTTGGATCCGGCCGAGCCACCCCCGGATGTCCGTTACGACCCCACGGTCGAACGGCCCGGCGAACCCGTGGACGATTTCCAGGCGGAGCTCGACCGGCTGCTGCAGATGGACCAGGAATGGCGGGAACACTTCCACCAAACGCAGCTCGCGCAGCAGGTCACGCCCGAGGACGAGGAACGGCGGCAGTTCATGTTCGATTCCCTGGTGGCCACACCGTCCCTGCAACAGGATCTCCTGGAGCAGATGCGGGAATCAGACCTGCCCGAGGCGGATTACCCGGTCGGAGAACTCATCATCGGCAACGTGGACGATCGGGGCTACCTGACCGCCACCGTGGAGGAAATCGCCCGGGAGGCGGGAACGACGCCCGACCACGTGGAGCGGGTCCTGCGGGTCATTCAGAGCCTGGAACCTCCCGGCGTGGCGGCGCGGAACCTTCAGGAGTGCCTGCTGCTGCAGCTCGAACGGGCAGGGCAGCAGGACAGCCTCGAGTACCGCATCATCCGGGATCACATGGATCTGTTGGCGCGGCGCAAGGTGCCGGAGCTGGCACGGCTCACGGGCGCCACGGTGGAGGAGGTCCAGGCCGCACTGCAGCGTATTGCGCGACTGGATCCCCGTCCCGGCCGGGCATACGCGCCGGACACGGATCTTTATGTGGTGCCCGAGGTATTCGTACAGAAGGTGGGCGATGAGTACGTGGTCACTGCCAACCAGGATTACCTGCCCCGCCTGCGCATCAGCCCCACGTACCGCGACCTCATGAGCCGGGCCCCGGTGGACACGGTGGCGCTGGCCCAAGCGTTTGAGGGGTGCGCGGGCGAGGTCCGGGCCTTGTTGGAACAAGCGCTGGAAGCCATCCGCGCGGAAAAGGATCAGGAAGCCCTGCAACGGTTGAAACAAATCGCCGAACACCCCGACCTGACCAGGGCCCAGCGCCAGGCCCTCCAGGTCGCCCAGGCGCAACTGATGGAAAAGGCCGCGTTCGTGGAGGCACGGAATTTCATCCGGGAAAAGATCCGGGCCGGCCGGTTCCTCATCCGCAG includes these proteins:
- a CDS encoding RNA polymerase factor sigma-54, coding for MAQGLHLSQRLTQSLILAPQLQQSLALLQAPLLELKSLVEQELQQNPALEELPPGTADAENPVAHAADLERLDPAEPPPDVRYDPTVERPGEPVDDFQAELDRLLQMDQEWREHFHQTQLAQQVTPEDEERRQFMFDSLVATPSLQQDLLEQMRESDLPEADYPVGELIIGNVDDRGYLTATVEEIAREAGTTPDHVERVLRVIQSLEPPGVAARNLQECLLLQLERAGQQDSLEYRIIRDHMDLLARRKVPELARLTGATVEEVQAALQRIARLDPRPGRAYAPDTDLYVVPEVFVQKVGDEYVVTANQDYLPRLRISPTYRDLMSRAPVDTVALAQAFEGCAGEVRALLEQALEAIRAEKDQEALQRLKQIAEHPDLTRAQRQALQVAQAQLMEKAAFVEARNFIREKIRAGRFLIRSIAQRQETILNIAREIVKRQRDFFDKGPAHLKPLTMAAVAEAVGVHETTVSRAVNGKYMQTPRGLFEMRYFFSTGIRTASGDGLSNTSVKEMIAEIFRNEDPAHPLSDDAVVRILKQRGIEIARRTVAKYRMELGILASNLRRVYTSRPKVRETGPAPTTTDTATFSGPRPTQAPGSGVQTESTPSPSEPAPAMAEPVSAPAPNPADSNAPTSGAGQPAHPPATIDAEPIATPNPPAPSCAPEPVPSNPDASCARAAAAPITAATPTGGAPIESVTPAACGNDEPSSQPEGRPG